CTGCTAATGTTTTTATGTCTAATTTTAGAGATTTAAATGCATCCTTATTTTTAATGTCTAATACTGAGAAATTTTTATCTTTATGAATTCTTTTGGAATTAAATGGATAGTTTTTTGATATTTTTGAAATAATAGCATAGAATAAGTAAGATACGTAAGTTTTTCCTGAATTATTTGGGCCACATATTATAGTAAGGTCGTTGTTTTCTATTTTTCCTTCTTTAATAGGTCCAAAATTTTTAATGCTTATTTTCATTCTAAAAACCCCTTAATTTATTTTTGATTTTAATTATTCACATTAATTTTATCATAAAAACTATGATTATTATCTTTTCGTTTAGATATAAGAAAGATAAGCATAGACTATGCTTTGATGGAAAAATCTGAAAGAGTGTTTACTATTATGGCGGATTACGAATGGTCTGATGTTGGGAACTGGAAGATAGCGAAAATTTGTTTTACAAATTTTCGGTTGTTTGTTGTTGGTAAAAATCTCTAAAAAACAAAGACAAAAAGGCCTAAACTCCTCCCCTGTTTCACAGGTGCTCCTCTAACACATTTAGAGGAGAATTAAAATCTAAAACACCCTTGTAATAGAAATCATAAATGATTTCTGTTGGAGGATCGATGTTGGTAGTTGGAGGTAAAAACCTTTAAAAAACAAAGACAAAAGGCCTAAACTCCTCCCCTGTTTCACAGGTGCTCCTCTAACACATTTAGAGGAGAATTAAAATCTAAAACACTCCGTAAAGTGCGACATCCCTCTAATAGTCATTTCAGAGGGGAATTAAATCCATAAATAATAATTGTAGATATCAACTTTTGTTGGTATCTATTTTATTTATATAATAATTTATTTAGTTTTTTATCAAAGGAAAAAATTTCATGTTTATCAACATTATTATAAGAAATAAGGATGGTATCCACAAAATCTAATTTTTTATTTGAGTATATTTTCAATGCATTTTTTATTACATCCATATTATTTGTGGTGATATTATAAAAGCGCAGTAATTCTGAAAGGATTTTATTAATTTCTTTTCTGTTTACTGAATATACTTTTTCTAATACATACACTATTTCTGCTATTACCTCTGTTGGAATAAAGATTTCATTGTTTTCAATAATATCTTTTGCTTTGTTAGATAATTTTTCGTTATCTTGTAGAAGATATCTTAATACAACATTGGCATCAACTATTTTCATATTTATCTTTCACCATTTTTTCCCAAGCTGTATTTTCTTCATTTATTAATTCTTGATTCTTATATTTTTTTAAAGAACCTTGGAGAGATTTATGACTTTTTTTTGTTTTAGTATTTTCTTCGTAAGGAAGTATTATTACTTCGACTTTTTTATTTTTTAGATCATCTGGTAAATCTATTATTTTAGATAATTCTTCACTATTTGTGATTTTTCTAATATAACTCATATTAACACCTCCATTTTGTTTCTTATATAAAATTATATCATATAAAAATTGTTTCACTATTTTTGTTGTTTAGTTTGGTAGCAAATATTAATTTAGTTAAAAAATAGACTCGACAGGTTCAGAGTGACAAAAACAAGGTCGAAATGACATTTTATAA
This genomic window from Geotoga petraea contains:
- a CDS encoding PIN domain-containing protein, which codes for MKIVDANVVLRYLLQDNEKLSNKAKDIIENNEIFIPTEVIAEIVYVLEKVYSVNRKEINKILSELLRFYNITTNNMDVIKNALKIYSNKKLDFVDTILISYNNVDKHEIFSFDKKLNKLLYK